The following proteins come from a genomic window of Pichia kudriavzevii chromosome 1, complete sequence:
- a CDS encoding uncharacterized protein (PKUD0A12420), whose amino-acid sequence MFFAPGRKYAVLGASTNRGKFGNKILRWYINHKLPVKPINPSAEEVEGVKAYPTLNKYIEDLSISDEPIGVSVVTPPQVSFEMFKEVLEKRNADKIASIWFQPGSFDSKVVKYVIEKLGVSKDSVISNNDCILVSGEGKLRDEI is encoded by the coding sequence ATGTTCTTTGCACCGGGGAGAAAATACGCCGTTTTAGGAGCATCAACCAACAGAGGGAAGTTTGGTAATAAGATACTCAGGTGGTATATCAATCATAAATTACCAGTGAAACCCATAAACCCTAGTGCCGAAGAAGTCGAGGGAGTGAAGGCGTACCCTACTTTGAATAAGtatattgaagatttgagTATAAGCGATGAACCAATTGGTGTGAGTGTGGTTACGCCTCCACAAGTTAGCTTTGAGATGTTCAAGGAAGTTTTAGAGAAACGAAACGCTGATAAGATTGCCAGTATATGGTTCCAACCTGGTAGTTTCGATTCCAAAGTGGTCAAGTATGTCATTGAGAAACTGGGAGTATCAAAAGATTCCGTTATTTCTAATAACGATTGTATATTAGTATCAGGTGAAGGCAAGTTGAGGGATGAGATCTGA
- a CDS encoding uncharacterized protein (PKUD0A12460; similar to Saccharomyces cerevisiae YGR054W; ancestral locus Anc_4.194): MSIDTSKVPQFFCRQPKTVELIQAEPLFQSLPNFTPPNDSKDSRCAAYVANGRGFMYTLPEGIQIVDTVTGGLLFKIEIPDIFEFNVSPNGNFITTWSKLTKDNDGNYLKNVNIININLDDQSNPSYKILHSFLNKTQNGWIPQFTADESIVSFFRNPYSLNFFKIAKDIVSTDFTKASYILDLKEFGKIESFQLSPGKVPSVAVFIPAAKGNPAHIKVFSLPNMKNPVSQKQFFKGESCNFKWNSLGTSLLALVSTDVDSTNKSYYGETQLYLLDISGLFVQKINLPNEGPIHETTWSPTSREFAVIYGFMPAVTTFFDSRGNAIHSLPKASRNTILYSPHAKYILVAGFGNLPGDVDILDRQNKFNKVVSFQASNTSVCKWSPDGRFILTATTSPRLRVDNSVKIWYFNGTLVYFKSFNELNSIDWRYQPLTDFPPISVSKADKLDCEQHSSALEYLSKQSKNTTNTVKKGAYRPPHARNSNSGTGTGRSLADLEEQKQNGYLNRSSVVGLIGKPPVGNNAGSESKAAQKNRRKREKKKEEASASPAGSANVASSSSATRGDNKGAPNASNDSLVVGGVFSIEEKKIRNLLKKLRAIEALKVKQENNEHLEDTQVLKIKTEPTVRAELEALGWKEGN; the protein is encoded by the coding sequence ATGTCGATAGATACAAGCAAAGTCCCCCAGTTTTTCTGCCGCCAGCCGAAAACTGTCGAACTCATCCAAGCAGAACCACTTTTTCAAAGTCTGCCTAACTTCACTCCTCCAAATGATTCAAAGGATTCACGTTGCGCCGCTTACGTTGCAAATGGTAGAGGTTTCATGTACACCTTGCCTGAGGGCATCCAAATTGTGGACACTGTGACTGGTGGtttacttttcaaaatagaaatCCCAGACATCTTTGAATTTAACGTGTCTCCAAATGGTAATTTCATCACCACTTGGTCAAAACTCACAAAGGATAATGATGGGAATTACCTGAAAAACGTCAATATTATAAACATCAACTTGGATGACCAATCGAATCCTTCCTACAAAATCTTGCATTCTTTCTTAaacaaaactcaaaatgGCTGGATACCACAGTTCACCGCCGATGAATCCATCGTGTCGTTTTTCAGAAACCCTTActcattgaattttttcaaaattgcaAAGGATATCGTGTCGACCGATTTTACTAAAGCTTCATATATACTCGACCTTAAGGAGTTTGGTAAGATTGAAAGTTTCCAACTTTCACCAGGTAAGGTTCCTTCGGTTGCTGTCTTTATACCTGCAGCAAAGGGTAATCCTGCTCATATCAAAGTATTTTCATTGCCAAATATGAAGAACCCCGTATCTCAGAAACAGTTCTTTAAAGGTGAGTCGTGTAACTTCAAATGGAATTCTCTTGGTACGTCATTATTAGCTTTGGTTTCAACAGATGTTGATTCGACCAACAAATCCTATTATGGTGAAACTCAATTATATTTGCTGGATATTTCGGGTTTATTTGTCCAAAAAATTAATTTGCCCAACGAAGGCCCAATTCACGAAACTACATGGTCGCCAACATCGAGAGAATTTGCCGTCATTTATGGATTTATGCCTGCTGTTACCACTTTTTTTGATTCGAGGGGTAATGCAATCCACTCCTTACCAAAGGCATCAAGAAATACCATCCTCTACTCACCTCATGCTAAATATATCTTAGTTGCAGGTTTTGGTAATTTGCCAGGTGATGTTGACATATTGGATAGACAAAACAAGTTTAATAAGGTCGTGTCATTCCAAGCGTCAAACACAAGTGTTTGTAAGTGGTCACCAGATGGTAGATTCATTTTAACAGCAACTACGTCACCTAGGTTGAGAGTTGATAATAGTGTCAAAATTTGGTACTTCAATGGTACTTTGGTTTATTTCAAGTCATTCAACGAGTTGAACAGTATCGATTGGAGATACCAGCCATTGACTGATTTTCCGCCaatttcagtttcaaaGGCAGACAAGTTGGATTGCGAACAACATTCGAGTGCTTTGGAGTATTTGTCGAAACAGTCCAAGAACACCACAAACACCGTCAAAAAGGGTGCTTACAGACCGCCACATGCCagaaattcaaatagtGGCACTGGCACGGGCAGATCATTGGCCGATCTAGAAgaacagaaacaaaatggTTATTTGAATAGAAGCTCTGTTGTCGGGTTGATCGGGAAGCCACCAGTGGGCAACAACGCAGGTAGTGAAAGTAAAGCAGCTCAAAAGaatagaagaaagagagagaagaagaaagaagaggCGTCTGCTTCACCAGCAGGTAGTGCCAATGTAGCATCATCCTCTTCAGCTACAAGGGGGGACAACAAGGGTGCACCGAATGCGTCCAACGACTCCTTAGTTGTTGGTGGCGTCTTTTCCattgaggagaagaagattcGTAATTTGTTAAAGAAGCTACGTGCCATTGAAGCATTGAAGGTCAAACAGGAGAACAACGAACATTTAGAAGACACGCAGGTCCTTAAGATCAAGACAGAGCCTACTGTACGTGCCGAGCTTGAAGCACTAGGGTGGAAAGAAGGCAACTGA
- a CDS encoding uncharacterized protein (PKUD0A12450; similar to Saccharomyces cerevisiae YKL067W (YNK1); ancestral locus Anc_2.606) translates to MSNTERTFIAVKPDGVQRGIFPEVLRRFSQKGFKLVGIKLTLANEELLREHYADLQSKPFFPSLLSYMTSGPVLATVWEGKDVVKQGRALLGATNPLQSAPGTIRGDFALDMGRNIIHGSDSVENAEKEIALWFKKEELVDYKAEMYGWIYE, encoded by the coding sequence ATGTCTAACACCGAAAGAACCTTTATTGCAGTCAAGCCAGATGGTGTCCAAAGAGGCATCTTCCCAGAAGTCTTGAGAagattttctcaaaaggGTTTCAAGTTAGTCGGTATTAAGTTGACCCTTGCTAACGAAGAATTGTTGAGAGAACATTACGCTGATTTACAATCCAAGCCTTTCTTCCCATCTCTTTTATCTTACATGACCTCTGGTCCAGTTTTGGCTACTGTTTGGGAAGGTAAAGATGTTGTCAAGCAAGGTAGAGCTTTGTTGGGTGCTACCAACCCATTGCAATCTGCTCCAGGTACCATCAGAGGTGACTTTGCATTGGACATGGGCAGAAACATTATCCACGGTTCTGATTCTGTTGAAAAtgctgaaaaggaaatcgCTTTATGGTTCAAGAAGGAGGAATTGGTCGACTACAAGGCTGAAATGTACGGTTGGATCTACGAGTAA
- a CDS encoding uncharacterized protein (PKUD0A12490), whose amino-acid sequence MLFLRKSVVVKISVFGIISLLLLALFSYHTEKIQTSYGTIKESVTNLKPKIGSMKENIGSYVSNDKAYNDAVESELTHELDEENGNLLEDNGDEVIKYINTLALEDDKLVRRSQYFHKIFKLISKFKPILEPLDTYLSDKISVQSVDGFDEPAFTKEQLEKYLVVNRKDVDDLQENLNFYISNMTEIGEYPENIYEKGTNGIVYVGGEKYSWLTLMSIMNIREVGSELPIEVLIPNREEYEFGFCKDILPKYNAKCIYLPKLVGLNVFNEYHFKGYQFKSLAIALSSFENILLLDADNSPLVNPDYLFTSKVFQDNGLVLWPDFWKRTTHPAFYEIAGFDIDLTRRRDFGYKEYGEHVKKLCKDDEVLFHQLEGTLPDPSTESGQVLFSKSKHFKTILLSLYLNSYGPDYYYPLLSQGAGGEGDKETFIAAAHILEEHYYTVKKHVIALGRFRDGEFKGSAMGQFNAVEDYDIFERYQGSNEEVDEEPGLLFVHANFPKLDPWELYQNDVIIDKSKNERNRLFGVEFIDRVGYDFELKTWENMKQLLCDETLEFATFKNHDVTTKQVCDEVLLQLEYLRSTSKNV is encoded by the coding sequence ATGCTATTTCTAAGGAAGTCTGTGGTTGTGAAGATCTCTGTATTTGGGATcatttcattgttattactTGCATTATTTTCATACCATACGgagaaaatacaaacttCGTATGGTACAATCAAGGAGAGTGTCACTAATCTAAAACCCAAGATTGGTTCGATGAAGGAAAACATTGGAAGTTATGTATCCAATGATAAGGCCTATAATGATGCAGTTGAGAGTGAATTAACGCATGAATTAGATGAGGAAAATGGCAATTTGCTTGAAGATAATGGTGACGAAGTGATTAAATATATCAATACATTGGCATTGGAAGATGACAAGCTTGTTAGGCGTAGCCAGTACTTTcataaaattttcaagCTAATATCTAAATTTAAGCCAATTTTGGAACCACTAGATACTTATTTAAGTGATAAGATCTCAGTTCAATCAGTTGATGGATTTGACGAACCTGCATTTACAAAGGAACAATTGGAGAAATACTTGGTTGTCAATAGGaaagatgttgatgatttaCAAGAAAACCTAAATTTTTATATTAGTAACATGACTGAAATTGGCGAGTATCCGGAAAATATATATGAAAAGGGGACAAACGGTATTGTCTATGTGGGTGGTGAAAAATACTCGTGGTTGACGTTGATGTCGATAATGAATATAAGGGAAGTAGGGTCCGAATTACCAATTGAAGTTTTGATTCCCAATAGAGAAGAGTATGAGTTTGGGTTCTGCAAAGATATTCTACCAAAGTATAATGCAAAATGTATCTATTTACCAAAATTGGTTGGATTGAACGTCTTCAATGAATATCATTTCAAAGGTTACCAATTTAAGAGTTTGGCTATTGCATTATccagttttgaaaatatcctATTATTAGATGCAGACAACTCGCCCTTGGTCAATCCAGATTATCTATTTACTTCAAAAGTCTTCCAGGATAATGGACTGGTTCTCTGGCCTGATTTTTGGAAACGTACAACACATCCAGCGTTTTATGAAATTGCGGGATTTGATATCGATTTAACTAGAAGACGTGACTTTGGTTATAAGGAATACGGCGAACATGTGAAAAAACTCTGCAAGGACGATGAAGTCTTGTTCCATCAATTAGAAGGCACGCTACCGGATCCTTCGACTGAATCGGGACAAGTCTTATTCTCGAAGAGCAAACATTTTAAGACGATTCTACTTTCACTCTACTTGAATTCTTATGGCCCAGATTATTACTATCCCTTATTATCACAAGGTGCTGGTGGCGAAGGTGACAAGGAAACATTCATAGCGGCAGCTCATATACTCGAGGAGCACTATTATACTGTTAAAAAACACGTTATCGCTTTGGGTAGATTCAGAGACGGTGAATTTAAAGGATCTGCGATGGGACAGTTCAATGCTGTAGAAGAttatgatatttttgagAGATATCAAGGGTCCAATGAGGAAGTTGACGAAGAGCCTGGACTGTTATTTGTCCATGCAAATTTCCCCAAGCTTGATCCTTGGGAGTTGTATCAAAATGATGTCATTATCgacaaatcaaagaatgaACGGAATAGATTATTTGGTGTTGAGTTTATTGATAGGGTTGGATACGATTTCgaattgaaaacttggGAAAATATGAAGCAGTTACTCTGTGACGAAACTTTAGAGTTTGCTACTTTTAAGAATCATGATGTCACAACGAAGCAAGTATGCGACGAAGTTTTGTTGCAATTGGAATACCTCAGATCAACATCCAAAAATGTATAA
- a CDS encoding uncharacterized protein (PKUD0A12470; similar to Saccharomyces cerevisiae YBR039W (ATP3); ancestral locus Anc_3.241), translating to MLRIGAQQVVRASAQASSRNYATLREIEMRLKSIKNIEKITKTMKIVASTRLGKAQKVMGSSRVYQTSDLDFFKTAETEAPEGSDRTLIIAITSDKGLCGSIHSQMGKKTRAALAEYPNADVVTIGDKQKVQVLRSNADKLIMSFNGVGKESPSFYEASLIVDELTKLGDYDKVVVLYNKFTSSVSFEPSAANIFSQASIEASSKLSVFDIEDDNETTAVLAKVALTNAIFAGMAEGYASEISARRNAMENASKNAGDMINKYSILYNRTRQAVITNELVDIITGASSLN from the exons ATGCTCAGAATTGGTGCTCAACAAGTCGTTCGTGCGTCTGCACAAGCAAG TTCCAGAAACTATGCCACTCttagagaaattgaaatgagATTGAAGTCTATCAagaacattgaaaaaattaccAAGACTATGAAGATTGTTGCATCTACTAGATTAGGTAAGGCACAAAAAGTTATGGGTTCTTCTAGAGTCTACCAAACTTCCgatttggatttcttcaagaCTGCTGAGACTGAAGCACCAGAAGGTTCCGATAGAACTTTAATCATTGCAATCACTTCCGATAAGGGTCTATGTGGTTCCATCCATTCTCAAATGGGTAAGAAGACTAGAGCTGCACTTGCAGAATATCCTAATGCAGATGTTGTGACCATTGGtgataaacaaaaagttcaaGTTTTAAGAAGTAATGCAGACAAGTTGATTATGTCATTCAATGGTGTTGGTAAAGAAAGTCCATCCTTTTATGAAGCTTCAttaattgttgatgaattgacCAAGTTAGGTGATTACGATAAGGTTGTTGTCTTGTATAACAAGTTCACATCATCTGTTTCCTTTGAACCATCTGCTGCAAACATTTTTTCTCAAGCTTCCATTGAAGCATCTTCTAAATTGTCTGTTTTcgatattgaagatgacaaTGAAACCACTGCAGTTTTGGCTAAGGTTGCATTAACCAATGCTATTTTTGCAGGTATGGCTGAAGGTTATGCCAGTGAAATTTCCGCTAGAAGAAACGCCATGGAAAATGCATCCAAGAATGCCGGTGATATGATCAACAAATACTCCATCTTATACAACAGAACCAGACAAGCCGTCATTACTAACGAATTGGTTGATATTATTACTGGTGCTTCCTCCTTGAACTAG
- a CDS encoding uncharacterized protein (PKUD0A12440; similar to Saccharomyces cerevisiae YLR445W (GMC2); ancestral locus Anc_4.331), giving the protein MDDIGSTAATVDDNEGEHQTDVETVTQNNLELSICSPHYNPPTIEPVLSIHTLLTGMLPDSDNEIHNDPNFVDFIKFHNKVNSLFPTKTDPLAHPEKPIPLSDIPKYNWDILSYTFEYVYRLYREEISSILTEFDNLDIKRSIWQESAFRIDAERASKKFKKLETWISNQDSYLHASSKDLSTGVQNIRDTLAKLDQLSSHIANSSTL; this is encoded by the coding sequence ATGGACGACATTGGGTCTACGGCAGCCACAGTTGATGACAACGAGGGAGAGCACCAAACAGATGTAGAGACTGTGACTCAAAACAACCTTGAATTGTCCATTTGTTCCCCCCACTATAATCCACCAACAATTGAACCGGTTTTGTCAATCCACACGCTACTTACTGGAATGCTACCAGATTCTGATAACGAAATTCACAATGATCCAAACTTTGTAGACTTTATCAAGTTCCATAACAAAGTAAATTCCCTGTTCCCGACCAAGACTGACCCATTGGCTCATCCGGAGAAACCGATACCTCTTTCAGACATCCCCAAGTACAACTGGGACATTCTATCGTACACCTTTGAATACGTTTACAGGTTATACAGAGAGGAAATCTCCAGTATTTTAACAGAGTTTGATAATTTGGATATTAAGAGATCCATTTGGCAAGAATCTGCCTTCAGAATAGACGCTGAGAGAGCGtcaaagaaattcaagaaactcGAAACATGGATCTCAAACCAAGACTCGTACTTGCATGCATCTAGTAAAGACCTCTCTACAGGTGTGCAGAACATACGAGACACTCTTGCCAAACTAGACCAACTCTCTTCACACATTGCAAATTCATCCACTCTATGA
- a CDS encoding uncharacterized protein (PKUD0A12500; similar to Saccharomyces cerevisiae YDR386W (MUS81); ancestral locus Anc_5.468) codes for MDLPKDLRHLFLEWMQAEHLRHCQNNSRMAHTYTNAMKSLRQCSTMVEHPQQLISLKYIGEKIVALMEKKLSEYCEDMGYEYPQLPESILEKQREKEQKEREKAEKAAKKKRKVNEAGSDDTDCGGSHDDGVGNDKRRRKKTTKRYIPAMNSGGYAIMLALYYHDKRGTGLTKNDIIKFASPLCSSSFTPSPNVGNFYTAFSSMKTLINREYVSVEGSPKHYYLTDEGKEVAESLSRISDAAPISSRTNDQDSSSFLDPNESNISLPRSSAINRSFSEPTNSNRINPLTSSSPQVHKTQKITTSSPFHGNSLSDLSRNRRGLPDSTTTTTTQQHRNDTPTKCKSAYQLWKKGSYKIKFILDNREVFSKTERDYFARRLRGLGINLEVRALPVGDGMWVAVNKRTKQESTLDFIFERKRLDDLVGSITDGRYREQKQRLEKTGMKRVFYIVEEAVASDISKFADAIKTTISMNTTYSGFHTKITKNAEETLKLIVDLTNRITRIHRNKTLLVLEPRDINTQGEYQKLLDAVRMDYGDEEKEVVYSYSSFTEIMGKSAMTNVKEMFVRLLMCTKGVGLDKASAIQQHFKIPRNLIESFQRAHPMERCPILIKEALRDEIGPRKVGKALSEKLATIWCSQCVGKSIQE; via the coding sequence ATGGATCTTCCAAAGGACCTACGgcatttgtttttggaatGGATGCAAGCTGAGCATCTTAGACATTGTCAGAACAACTCTCGAATGGCACACACTTACACCAATGCAATGAAAAGTCTGCGTCAATGTTCTACAATGGTTGAGCATCCACAGCAGCTCATAAGTTTGAAGTACATTGGGGAGAAAATAGTAGCgttgatggagaagaagcTTTCGGAATACTGTGAGGATATGGGATACGAATATCCCCAACTGCCAGAATCaattttggagaaacaACGAGAGAAGGAACAGAAGGAGAGGGAGAAAGCTGAAAAGGctgcaaagaagaaaagaaaggtGAATGAGGCTGGTTCGGACGATACCGATTGCGGTGGTAGTCATGATGATGGGGTAGGAAATGacaagagaagaaggaaaaaaactaCGAAACGATATATTCCTGCTATGAATTCGGGTGGTTATGCGATAATGCTAGCCTTATATTATCATGATAAGCGAGGGACGGGACTAACAAAGAATGATATAATCAAATTTGCGTCACCATTATGCTCATCTTCATTCACACCGTCCCCTAACGTAGGAAACTTTTATACTGCATTTTCTAGCATGAAGACGTTGATCAATAGGGAATATGTTTCAGTGGAAGGATCGCCCAAACATTACTATTTAACTGATGAGGGGAAAGAAGTTGCTGAGTCACTAAGTAGAATTAGTGATGCAGCACCCATATCAAGTCGAACTAACGATCAGGATTCATCGTCGTTTCTTGACCCTAATGAATCCAATATTTCTCTACCTCGGTCAAGTGCAATTAACAGGTCCTTTTCAGAGCctacaaattcaaatagGATCAACCCATTAACAAGCAGCTCGCCTCAAGTTCATAAGACGCAGAAAATTACAACATCGAGTCCTTTCCATGGCAATTCATTGAGTGACCTATCACGGAATAGACGAGGATTGCCTGACtctacaacaacaactacaacacAGCAACACCGCAACGATACCCCTACAAAATGTAAATCAGCATATCAATTGTGGAAAAAAGGCAGTTACAAAATCAAGTTTATTTTGGATAATAGGGAAGTGTTCTCCAAAACAGAGCGTGATTATTTCGCAAGAAGGTTAAGAGGTTTAGGGATAAATCTAGAAGTTAGGGCTTTACCTGTTGGTGATGGTATGTGGGTTGCAGTAAATAAGAGGACCAAGCAAGAGAGTACGCTAGACTTCATTTTTGAGCGTAAGAGATTGGATGATTTGGTCGGATCTATTACTGACGGCAGATACAGGGAACAGAAACAGAGGTTGGAGAAAACCGGAATGAAGAGGGTATTTTATATAGTCGAAGAAGCAGTAGCTTCGGATATATCCAAATTTGCAGACGCAATCAAAACTACCATTTCAATGAATACCACATATTCTGGCTTCCATACCAAGATAACCAAGAATGCCGAGGAGACGTTGAAGCTGATTGTCGATCTGACGAACCGAATCACTAGAATACATCGAAACAAAACGTTGCTAGTTCTTGAGCCCAGAGATATCAATACTCAGGGTGAATACCAGAAGCTCTTGGACGCCGTGCGAATGGACTATGGGGACGAGGAGAAGGAGGTGGTTTACAGTTACAGCTCCTTCACAGAGATCATGGGCAAATCTGCAATGACTAATGTAAAGGAGATGTTTGTGCGGTTGCTCATGTGCACAAAAGGTGTTGGCCTAGACAAGGCCAGTGCCATTCAGCAGCACTTCAAAATTCCACGCAATTTGATCGAGTCGTTCCAAAGGGCCCACCCAATGGAGAGATGTCCCATCTTAATCAAAGAAGCTCTACGTGATGAAATAGGCCCTCGTAAAGTGGGGAAAGCATTAAGTGAGAAACTTGCAACTATTTGGTGCTCCCAATGCGTCGGTAAAAGTATCCAAGAATAG
- a CDS encoding uncharacterized protein (PKUD0A12480; similar to Saccharomyces cerevisiae YCR012W (PGK1); ancestral locus Anc_1.428) translates to MLLRGFVCRFFRFNSIESTTVNYTRYTNTTKTKTTTTTTTMSLANKLSVKDLSIAGKRVFIRVDFNVPLDGDKITNNQRIVAALPTIEYVLEHKPRYVVLASHLGRPNGEANPKFSLKPVAAELETLLKRKVIFLNDCVGPEVEKAAAESPEGSVILLENLRFHIEEEGSKKTAEGKVKADKAAVEKFRKQLTALADVYVNDAFGTAHRAHSSMVGFELPERASGFLMAKELEYFSKALENPVRPFLAILGGAKVSDKIQLIDNLLDKVDMLIIGGGMAFTFNKVLNGKSIGDSLFDKDGAEIVPKLMEKAKKNNVKVFLPVDYITADKFAPDAATSTANAEDGVPDGWMGLDAGVKTRELFTNAIGQAKTIVWNGPPGVFEFDAFSNGTKAMLDACVKSSQAGNTVIIGGGDTATVAKKFGAADKLSHVSTGGGASLELLEGKELPGVAFLSDKK, encoded by the coding sequence ATGTTGCTGAGAGGATTTGTTTGCCGTTTCTTCCGATTTAACAGTATAGAATCAACCACTGTTAATTATACACGTTATACTAacacaacaaaaacaaaaacaacgacaacaacaacaacaatgtcTTTAGCAAACAAGCTTTCCGTGAAAGACCTCTCAATTGCAGGCAAGAGAGTCTTTATTAGAGTCGACTTCAATGTCCCATTAGATGGCGACAAGATCACAAACAACCAAAGAATTGTTGCTGCTCTTCCAACAATTGAATATGTTCTTGAACACAAGCCAAGATACGTTGTTCTTGCTTCCCACTTGGGCAGACCAAATGGTGAGGCTAATCCTAAATTTTCGTTAAAGCCAGTTGCTGCAGAATTGGAAACACTATTAAAGAGAAAGGTTATTTTCTTGAACGACTGTGTTGGTCCAGAAGTTGAGAAGGCTGCTGCAGAATCTCCAGAAGGTTCTGTCATTTTGTTGGAGAACTTGAGATTCCACATTGAGGAGGAAGGTTCAAAGAAGACCGCTGAGGGTAAGGTCAAGGCAGATAAGGCTGCTGTTGAGAAGTTCAGAAAGCAATTGACTGCATTGGCAGACGTTTACGTCAATGATGCCTTTGGTACTGCACACAGAGCCCACTCTTCTATGGTTGGTTTCGAATTGCCAGAGAGAGCATCTGGTTTCTTGATGGCCAAGGAATTGGAATACTTCTCCAAGGCATTGGAAAACCCGGTCAGACCTTTCTTGGCTATTCTTGGTGGTGCAAAGGTTTCAGATaagattcaattgattgaCAACTTGTTGGACAAGGTTGATATGTTGATCATTGGTGGTGGTATGGCTTTCACCTTCAACAAGGTTTTGAACGGTAAGTCAATTGGTGATTCCTTATTCGATAAGGATGGTGCAGAGATTGTTCCTAAATTGATggaaaaggcaaagaagaacaacGTCAAGGTCTTTTTGCCTGTTGATTACATCACTGCAGATAAGTTTGCTCCAGATGCTGCAACCTCTACAGCTAACGCAGAAGATGGTGTTCCAGATGGCTGGATGGGTCTTGATGCTGGCGTTAAAACCAGAGAGTTATTCACTAATGCCATTGGCCAAGCAAAGACCATTGTCTGGAACGGTCCACCAGGTGTCTTTGAATTCGATGCTTTCTCTAATGGTACAAAGGCAATGTTAGATGCTTGTGTGAAATCTTCCCAAGCAGGTAACACTGTTATCATTGGTGGTGGTGATACCGCTACTGTCGCTAAGAAATTCGGTGCAGCTGATAAATTATCCCACGTCTCCACTGGTGGTGGTGCATCTCTTGAATTGTTAGAAGGTAAGGAATTGCCAGGTGTCGCCTTCTTATCCGATAAGaaataa
- a CDS encoding uncharacterized protein (PKUD0A12430) gives MSQISAVLEESSLNGYLDGILNTILFMRLLDPIDTDFSFSHFLKTNYPSTRSSQIKLPTCAIEASSWINECISEIHSNITPIEANNLTDAVHSIDSLFAKVLLSLKFYVDDTDNNHRSKRCESWLIDLDILRDQFSSSFFDREKMDTLKSNKSINFNNLNSNSLLYLSLNPSFRQDFLNDLFQSNISQIIQYVDSHRENVPIFKSTKSPFLLDYKIVATSSIYTNPLDIEDLASSFPGLDSNESIEVLSSLEYDKQKNEASTADDLWKNGYNIIRKILDK, from the coding sequence ATGTCCCAGATATCGGCGGTGCTTGAAGAATCCTCCCTCAATGGTTATCTAGATGGAATCCTAAATACAATTCTGTTTATGCGTTTGTTGGATCCCATTGATACAGACTTCAGTTTCAGccatttcttgaaaactAACTACCCTTCTACCCGCTCCTCACAGATTAAACTCCCAACGTGTGCAATTGAAGCATCCAGCTGGATAAACGAGTGCATTTCAGAAATTCACTCAAATATAACACCAATTGAAGCAAATAATTTGACAGATGCAGTTCATTCAATAGATTCTTTGTTTGCGAAAGTGTTGTTGTCGTTGAAATTTTACGTTGATGATACAGACAACAACCACAGGTCAAAACGCTGTGAATCCTGGCTAAttgatttggatattttgagaGACCAATTCTCATCGTCCTTCTTTgacagagaaaaaatggatACATTGAAGTCTAACAAATCGattaatttcaacaaccttAACTCCAACTCTTTACTATACCTATCACTGAACCCGTCTTTTCGTCAGGATTTCTTGAACGATCTGTTCCAGTCGAATATCTCCCAGATCATTCAATACGTGGATTCCCATCGAGAAAACGTGCCCATCTTCAAATCCACAAAATCGCCATTTTTACTGGACTACAAAATTGTGGCAACTTCTTCGATTTACACAAATCCTTTGGACATAGAAGACTTGGCCTCCTCGTTCCCTGGACTTGATAGCAACGAAAGTATAGAGGTTTTATCGTCCCTTGAATATGACAAGCAAAAGAATGAGGCTTCTACAGCGGACGATTTATGGAAGAATGGTTACAATATCATTAGAAAAATTCTTGATAAATAG